A segment of the Lycium barbarum isolate Lr01 chromosome 7, ASM1917538v2, whole genome shotgun sequence genome:
ATCAACCGAATATGTGTACACAGTCCATGATGGAGGAAGGCGTTTTGTTGTTTGCTTGAAAAACAAAACTTGCAGTTGTCGTATGTTTCAAATAGATGAAATTCCTTGCCCACATGCTTGGGCtgtattaaaaaagaaaaatctaaAAGCTGATGATTATTGCTCAGAATTGTTCAAACCGGAGACTGTGGTGAAAACATTTGATATACCTGTGGATCCTTTCCCTGACGAGCGTGAATGGAAGATTCCCACATACATCTTGGAGGATGTAGTTTTGCCACCAAGATACAAGAGACCGCCCGGTAGGCCGAAGTTGAAGCGTGATAAGCCGTTAAGGGAATTGCTTATTGGTAAAAAAAGACATGCTTGCAGCACTTGTGGACAGCTGGGACACAATAGACGTTCATGTAGTTTTGAGCCTCGGaagaagtgatttttttttattatttatttatagcCATTTGCATTTGTTATTAAAAAtacgttgttttttttttttttgcgatatTCGAATAAAGGTAGTTAGTTTAAATAGATTACTTAGTTCCGAATAATATAACTTACATGAAATACACACTGTGAATGATGACATAAGTTCATAATCCAACATAAGATATAAAAATACACATATATCTCGTGTATTGTTATATATTTAAATGCAATAACATCTTGATATGTTCATAAGAAAAAACTGCACATGTATTTATCTATGTTGGAAAACTGTGTATTTGGATAAActtaaaatatattaaaaaatgcTCAACTTGATGGAATACATAGTATGAATGATATAACAAAATGTGGTAATTTGAAACTTGAGTGTATTTggatatacttaaaatatatttaaaaaagcTCAACTTGATGTAATACACAGTGTGAATGATATAACAA
Coding sequences within it:
- the LOC132601886 gene encoding uncharacterized protein LOC132601886; its protein translation is MYGRWNYTNRRNGTYTFTTLSKKFQEKLSINEYLCLRMTVEPSTEYVYTVHDGGRRFVVCLKNKTCSCRMFQIDEIPCPHAWAVLKKKNLKADDYCSELFKPETVVKTFDIPVDPFPDEREWKIPTYILEDVVLPPRYKRPPGRPKLKRDKPLRELLIGKKRHACSTCGQLGHNRRSCSFEPRKK